The genomic DNA TCTCACCTCTGTTAATATTAGCTATCTACCCATGCCTGACATTTTTCATAAAGgtctctgcattatttcttgaagtcaaaaaaatcaaaataacaTCCTCTctcacaattttaaagaaagggataaaaacaaatccaaccCTTTGCTATAAAATACCCCGTACCCCACCTTTCCACCAAGTGTCCCAAATATCTATAAAGTAGTTCTTTCAtctgctaacagacaaacacacagcagttaAAAACCTCGTTAGCAGAGAAAAACATATTGCAGTCAGCAACCAGTCTGCTCGGTACCAGCATGTAGGGCCTTTAGATGCAGACACAAAACAGCTGAGGATCAGGTGAATCTTTCACATCAATTAGCTGAATTCTGCACTTCTTCCCCTCCAATGTGCTGCAGCTCATCCTCTCTGCCTTTGGTCAGTGAGAAGTCAGGGTCAGGTCGGCACAGCCGAAGGCAACGCtatgaaaaagataaaaagtcGACGATAATTTAGTACAGAGGTGCAACAGAACTGTCATTAGTTGACGGACAACTTGGTTATGTTAAACTAAGCAAGTTGTGAGTCAGCTGGATAATTACTTAATTGCATTGTTGCAGTGGTATTCGCAGTAATTACTATCAAGAATACTGCAATACTATAGAGAATGTAGTTTGTACTACTATGTAATATTTGTACTTCAAATTTAGGCATGTCAAACTTTTAAAGATCTTCCTGCCGAcacattaataacaataataaatacttattttaaaatgtacagCTTATTTAGTATTTTGATGTTGATCAAAGACTTCCTGACGGAAGCTTGAGCGTCTTTGTGCCGTCATTGTGCCATGCTTGTTGAGTATACTGACTCCAAGCATTCATCAGACTTTAGCTTTTTATCACAGCATTTTATGTGTTCCTAATGTTTTGCATCAGGGTTTTAAGAGGTTAGCCAGGGATCATGAGGCACATGACCTGGATGTTGGTTTCTGTTTCATATAGTCATAATAAGCTGAAAGGACTCATGCCCGCAGTCATCGAGTcagttactgtatatttacTGATCGTGCTAAACTAATCACATTGTCAAGAAACCTCTACATTGCTTAAAAGGTCCATATATTCCTGAGCAAACTTTAAGAATGGATCATGTCACAGTAGGACAGTTTTCACATTAATCGATTTCATCATTGTCCATACCTGACTGAGGGTTCCAGTCCCAGTCCCCAGTTTATATAATGCCCAACCTGGCACAAGTACAATGGAGGACAGGGCCAGTACCCAGCCCACCACATATGTCCAGAATGGGTACACATACCAGCGATTGAAGGTCAGAGGCTGGTACACCACCAAAGAACTTATAAATGTGACCTGAGGAAGCAAAATTAAACACTTAGTACTTTGGTATTTTGGTTGATGTTTTATAGATGGATGTTTTTTGGGCTAACTAAGCAATCTAGCTTTAAAAATGGGGCTGTATGGATATTAATAATTGTTTCATGTCCCAACAGTGAGGGCCTGACTCACCAGTGAGACCAGCGGTGTGAGATAGAGCCAGCAGATTTTAAAGAATATATTGGCACGCACACCCGTCATATCCTTTATGATGTCATACAACCGCTCGACCCCTTAATGGGAAAGGATTTTGGATTAATGTTACACAAAaatcagatgaaaacagatgtgtGCAAGTTACTCTAGAATATTAAGATACCACACTTACCAAATACCCATCCCAGTGCCAGGgtttcaaacacacagagaaagaggatgCAGGCTCCGTTACAAGCGTAGTAGTCAAACAATTGGAACACATACATCCCTCCCTGGAGACAAAAACAGAGACAGTTAATTTACTTAACATTTACTGTCAAACTCACATGTATGAACAAcagcaaataaaacaacacaatagcTATTTGAGATTTGTACATCCAAGCCACCATACCATACATAACTAGAAAGCATATACTGATGATAGAATAAATAAGCAAATCCATCACATAGAAATTGCTGTATTTTGCTGCAACACATATTGGAGTAACAAATGTGGATACATTTACTGACCTCAGTGATCATAATGAGCTGACAAAAGAAACACGTGaggcagaagagaaggaggaaacgtTCTCGTCGGCCTGCTCTGCGcattacagctggaaacatgtCTATGATGGACGTAATCACTACCTCCATGGCGACAAACTGTAGAGAAATCAAACAAGACAGAAATGAGCACATGTCCAAATGGAATTGCCTCTCCTTTAGAGTCTGTGTGTCTTACTTGTGTGTCCAGACCCAAAAGAAGGAGCATAATAAAGAAACAGATGGACCACAGCTGAGGCAGAGGCATCATGGCTACAGCCTGAGGGTAAGCAATGAAGGCCAGTCCTGGACCTGGAGAGACAACAGCAGATTGGATCATAGACTGGTCTCCTACTGTCTGCCTCTGTGTAACTTACTGGAAATATCAAATAGGTTTGAGATCTATCTTATTCCATAAACTTCTGTCTGTGGAATACACATGTCATCTTATTGGCTTCACGTTTGATATGTGCACTGTTAAGGGCTCAGAGAAGTGCattgtcaaatttggtgcaattttgCACTCACAATACGTCTAATATGAATgatatttgaataaacaggcgaccagtgctctgtagcagtcagcaTTGTGCCTTCAGTCCATGGGTTGAGTGAgtcttcttcttcgtcctcagataaactaaCAGCAGCTGTCGGCAAGTGGGTCAACCAGCAGTTGTgtcaatcattcaaacttatataaagGCCACACGAGTGAATGGAAaggaaaaacattatttaatttcTAGAAAAGTGTTGTAAAATCGCTTTATTGACGATAAACTAGGTAGGATGAAAGCAACTTTCTTGACCCACAAACCATAGACTGTTAATAAacaagctctgcacacaaacaacaaaaaaagtattGTATATTGCAGAAGAGTTTGAAGAGGATCagtaatgacaaggaataactGAAGTAATTCTGGAGTGTTATCAGAGGTAAAGCAATCAGCCCATTCCATGTAGGCAGGATTAGAACAGGCACTGTAAGCCTGAATGATCCACAGAAGGATGTATGGTTCataaaattaaatacaatttaaaaaaactattggTAATAGTTGCAAAAATtccattacatttatttcagaGTTCTAAGTTAACAGCACCACAGGAAACACTGCCACATGTGTATGTATGGGGGATTCTTTTCTGAACTCGCTCAAATCAAAATCCTTTGGGATGACGGGGGGTCACAAGTCTGTGGCACGGTTATTTTGGAGGGCAtgggctgaaaagtttgggaacctcTGCTGTAGCTGATGTGGACTAAGACCTGAAAACGACTGCTCTGCTTATCATGTCCTCAAGATGGCAGCAAAGTGTTTATGTAGATTTTCAATCTGTTCAGTAACTACTTACTATCCGAGGACTAACTCTATGTAATAGAAATAGTTTTAAACCTATATTTTGAACAGAATTGTCAGAACGCACAGTTTTATTAAGTGAATCCAGAGCTCTACGTCACCCGTACTTATTGTTTTACTGTCCATTGTATCATGTCCTTAGACACAAGCTTTTGTGTATAATGTCTGCATCTGCAACATCTCACTCTGATGAATGTAAACCTCTGTTCCTGTCTGCACACAAAGCGTTTCACTTATTTCCCTTTGTGGTAAATTATGTCAACAGTGCAGGGAAGTGATTTAAGTTGAATGTGTTAAAGGCACAGTCAATGCCAAGTTTATGTTTCATGTGTAAAATGAGGAGGACGAATGTGTTCTAATACTGAGGTTTTGACTTTGACTGTATATGATGACTAACAATAGGACTGCTCCTCAAAattgaagccaaagcatcttcaTCACCACCCGGTGGCTGACTGCACCCTCTGTGTTAATGGATGGGTAGACGTCTAGACTAGACATtaaagtacacgtcaaatatTTCCCCCCCTAAAGACGGTTACTGTGATTTTAGAAAGTTTTTATCGCACTGATGTTTGTCCAAGCATTAGTTTTTCCTATAAGTTTGCTTTTGATGATTTCgaaacagggtgaaatgtcatgattgacagctgagaccttCTTGTGATTGGCTATCCCCACATCGCTACTGCACAGATTCTGACTCTATATGCACAGGATGGCAGCGTTCGTGTTTTAGCTTAATAGTGTCAGGAAATGTAGAGGgtaaaatcagtttttaaaaaaaagtcttcagTAATTGAAGTTAAAAGTTTAAAGTAAGAGTAACAAGATGACACTCCAAATTAAAATGAGTAGAGGCCTCCTCAAAGTTGTGACAAGTTGCCAGAGTTCAGTGATTCTAAAGAAAAGGGTTTATCTGTCTGAATGCTCCTGGTGAATTGCTTTACCTGACTCGGCCACTTCTGAAATGGGAACGCCTTGCTCATGAGCCATGAACCCCAGCACAGAGAAGACCGCGAACCCAGCCACCACACTGGTAGCACTGTTCAGCAAACACAGCCAAAGACAATCTCTGCAAAAAGATTATGATTCATGAGCTTATAGTACATGGTTGATCATTTTAATACACTGTTGCTTATCTATTGATCAGGtcgaaaaattaaagaattatAAATAATTTCTTAAACTGTATTTGCGTAATTAAAAAGGCCGAACATTGCTGGAGAGTCAAACCCAGGGACACAGTGACAAATACTTACTTATagcagttgttgttgtaggtGTTGTAGCTGCCGAGCACAGTTAAAGAGCCCACACCCACACTGTACGAGAAGAAGATCTGAGCCCCAGCTTCCATCCACACCTGTTTCAACAGAGCAGTGCTGAGCTTTGAGGATTTGTCCACTTACTCTGATGACATATTTCCTACCTATATGTCACCCACCTGAGGGTCTGTGAGTCGTGAGGGTTCAGGCAGCAGATAAAACAACACTCCTTGTAGAGCACCAGGAAGAGAGAGTCCACGAATCAGAAGAATGAATAACATCACATAGGGGAAGGTAGCAGTGACATACACCACCTggggaaaatacatttataaacatgtaTTGTAGACTTTTAATGTGGCACAGTCTGGAGCTTACATAAATACCTTGCCTGTAGATCGGACTCCTTTCCAGATACAAAAGTAGCAGGTGACCCACACGGCAATAAGACACAAAAGCACCTCCCACCTGATGCTGCCTATCTCCTCAATCCCCCCTGAAATAGCCAGCACTCGTCGTCTAGAAAGAGAAATTATCAACAAGTAACACAATATTGTATTCATTATTATTGTGTCTTGCATAAGACACCATCATAATGTCTATTTGGAACATGAGGAATAGCCTGGAGGCTGATTTGTTAACGACAGTCATACTCCCAGAATTCTGTGGCAGCAGAGGATGAGTTTGTCTGATTGGTCAATTGAATGGTGTTATTTCTTGTTGAGAAGTCCACACAGTCATCTAAaaaggagatgagagagggaaaacaCAGGAAATGTTTCTTGATGCATTGTTGAGGTTTAAAACAACACTTAAATCATTGCTATTGTTTTCATACCAAATAtctgagaaagagaaaattgCCCTCCAATCATTATTGATAAATGTTAGTTAGGAAAGCACTTAATAAAATAACCAGAATTGCCGCGCTGCAGTTTTGTGCCCCCACCAATCAGTGCAGTTTCCATCTGCATACATTTTTCTTACAGATTCATATAAGGTCACACTGTGACCCTTGCAATATAATCACAATTTCTGAGAGACAGCTATTCAAAGCTTGAAGAAGATCCTTAAAGGGAGATTTGAGATacgttcaagaggccaaaatcATGATTaatgaggtcaccgtgacctttaaCCCCCAACGTTAAATGTGAACCTAATGTGAGTCTAAGGAAATATTTCTGCCCAAATTCAAGAAATCCATGGATGTTTTCCATTTCACTGCTTCAGTTTATGGTTCCTGGTTGTTGTGCTGGTAAGTTTATTTTTAGACCTGTGCTTTTTTAGTCAAAATGTATGCAATGAAATTGGTCCGTAGTTAGCAATAAAAGACACTGTTCATGGCAATGATCCAGTCATTTGTCTTATAtaataacagcagtaaatcatGCATATATTATTGTCCACTCTGTGACACAAGTTAACCTTTGTACCTGTGTTCCAGTCGTTGCTGCAGCTGGACCAGGGCAGCTGGGAGCTGAAGGAGAACACCAGGTAGAGCAAAGCCCAGGCAAGAATGATGATGTAGGTCATACAGCTGTAGAGGAGAATCAGCAGGCCACCATAGCCGATACCTGCATGAAAAGACATTACCTAGAATACCTACATTACAAAAACCTGACTTCCTCCATTTATCTTGAACCCTAAACTCTTTTTGCAAACAAAACCTTCCATTAAAACTGCTCACTCACTCTGAAACTCTGAAATTTCACTTTAAGTTAACTAAATTAGTCCCAtttgaaagaaatgttttttgcaAATTTCAGGTTGAAAAACAGGTTTTACGCAAGATGTCAGCTAATGGAATGTATTTATAGCATTTAATGTTTCATTTCCAgtctttataaatatattaaataatatacatATCTCCTCCAATTAAGCCTTTTGTGATACTGTTGGACTTATTCATAGTTTTCCAAAATATGAATTGTCAAAACCTACAGTATGACATTTAAAGGAGAGATTCAGGTGTCTGAAGCTTATTGACTGTATGTTAAAATGAATAGACTCTGGAGCTTATGCGGAAGTGCCTGAAAACTGTCTTCTGTTAAATgagcagcagagggcgactccactggttgcgAAAAAAGCTCTGTTTCTACAGAAGTCAATGACAAAATGACCCAAAATTCTCACCTGATTTATAACGTCATTCTATATTTTCCTGTGGAGTTTATGGTCTCAATTAATAGAAGTCTTCTTCAATCCAGCATGATGCTCATTTAGTAAATGATGTTCCCATTTAGAgtaaaattgaaaataaagcaCGCATAGATGCAGATGTCAGGTGTGGGTAGGTGTGCAGTGTCCTCAAGCTCTCAGGCTCCAACCACCTGCTCCTCCCCATATcgttactttaaaaaaaaaaaaaaaacaagatagcCCAGGACAAAATGCCAAACTCAAGgcttaaaaaaacattgactgtaaatacagatggatAAGTTCGCTGCTGCCCAAAAGTGACAGCAAAGCATCTtgatgccccctggtggctggctgcagtctaGGTCATCAACCCAGCCTCCACCATGTTTAacgatgggacatggacaaaactaCAAATCCAAAGTACATGTCTTTGACCTCAAAGAATGGTCTGTTCATTTTAGATATAGTTCTTATACTAATGTTTGTCCAAGATTTTCTggtaagttttgttttaattagttatgaGATGCtaaaaaaacaaggtgaaatgtCATTATTGACAGATGAGTCTGACTCGTGATTGATCAAGGGCGTGCATCTTTCACCTTTTCACACTTGAGGTCTTCTGCCCAAACCAACACTTGAAATTAGTTCAGGGACTTTATCAAAGGCTATATAGTCCTTGTTTTCCACATATGCAATATAACTCTCCAAGCAGACTTTGATGTGTTCAATCAGTAGTGCGCtccttaatttttttttcaaaaaaaactattttttaaacaattttgtCACTTCCATTACATACAAATATTGTTTTGCTTGGTCAGGGAGTCCATGTTATTGATGATTAGTTAGTCCATTTTTTATATTAGTTTGTGTTGGCTCCATGTAATTTTTATTTCGGTTACTGCCTCACGTATTCTCCCTTTGTGAAGGACGTTTTACCACTGTTGGTTAAGGTTTGGTCAAACATTAAACTAACAGGCAGTCCTGCACCAATCATCATTTCAAAATCGTCTCCAGTAAATCATGTTTTTTCGTCTGGCGCTGACACAATATTGCATGTAGTGTATACCTTCTGCCAGTGGGCATAGTTTCCTCCAGCAGGTTACGCTGCCCTCCTGGGTGTACTGGCCGATGGTGATTTCCAGCAGGAACAGGGGTACACCACATGTCACCACGAATACCACATACGGCACCAGGAATGCACctaaattcacaaaaaaaacacattgctaCCATACAATTGTTTGAGTAATAATCTATGTAGTGAGCATCATATTTGTTTACCCCCTCCGTTTTTGTAGCAGAGGTAAGGAAACCTCCAAACGTTGCCCAGGCCGACAACATTTCCCGCCACGGCCAGTAGAAACTCCACCTTACTGCCCcagtgtcctctctcctccacatcctccttCTTGTTTTGTGTCATAAATTTTTGATTCAACATACCAAAAAACTTCCGTCTGGACCCAGTCGTCTTTGTAACCCAGGCACTTTGTCGTCCAGGTTGTCTCAACCTTTATATTCACTCCTAATTCTGTCATGTAATCAGCAACTTTCTGACCAGTTAATCAgttctcagtggaaatgtaaaTTATCTCCTGCCGAGCATACATTTCAATCTCTAAACTACAGGGATTCCAGTAGAGTTCACACTGTACCTCTGGcaaggcccaatagtccccttatgaaaccacagttaaattgaccagatttttatttggatctgcaccaaactgcacacacttataaatataCCTCgtctaaatatgccagatttgaTTCATTAAGAAAAAAATGCCCTATCTTGCAAcgttaaagaaattaaaagataaatcctggatctgccccctgatctggatacCTAAATATAATAGTCATAGTTTCTTTGCTTCCAGACTTCTGTGTCAGTTCGTCTGCTTAGTTCAGGATCTGTTCATGTCAGTTTTTGTTTCCCCatgatgtttctgtgtttctgaccTTGGCTCCAGTCATGGACTCGCCATCCAGCTTCGCCTTTGGGTTTAATGTTTAAAGTCTCTTAACCGCCTCTGCAGCTCTTAGTATCTGCATTTGGATCCAGAACAACACCCCAAAATGTGACACCTCTGTATATTCCTACATCCCCATTATTTCCTGGACGAAGAAGTGGTGTCCAAATCAATCACTGTATGGCAGTATTATAATCTGTGTGATATCAGATCTTATAAACTGGTAGAGTATAGAAGTCACAATAGCAAAAGTTATGCTATTGACAGTGATATTCTAAttataaatttgtttttatttagtagACACTTTTTAAGAATTACACTACATCACTTACATTCAACAAGCATTAAAGACATGTTTTTTGCATTGAGTGAACttaatgtttttcaaatttcaTCCTCCAGAGATGGACAAGCTTTTTAAAGTCTTTGGTTACCTCCTGATTTGGAATAACGGGATACAGTGATCAGCACAACGATGAGTTTGACCTGCAAAACAGTTTAATAAGGTGAAGCTACAGCAATGGAGACCACAGCAGGACGAAGAGCAGGAAATAGACGTCTGGCAGTGTTATCCGCCCAGTTCCACTGGTTTCTGTGCTCCTgtctctctgctgcctctgttgATCAGGCATTAGGTTGCAACGCTTCATGTTTCCGGCAGTATCCCACACCAGCAGCTCTGcctgagcagagcagcagctggacgTGTACATCGCCCACAGTGGCTGAGAGGAACCCTGGACCCATTCAGACACATTCAAAGGGGAGTCTCCCGTCTCCAATCTGGCTTTGTAGTGGTTGTCTCCGCTGGTTGTCTGACCCCTGAGTGACTGCTGCCGGTCGGGGTCAAGCTGGGCATCTCCCATACTGTCCTCTGTGGTTGGAGGGCTAAGGAATAAAGTCAGAATGCCTTCACCCCTCTGTAGTTGGAGGGCAGCAAGGCCAGAGCGCCCTCTGTCTGACACAACCAGAGATACACTCCAGCTGGACTCATTGCAAATGGAAGGACAGGTGGACTGCCCTCCTGCAATGGAGCAGGATGGTGGGAACGTGTCAGGATCCTACAGGAGAAACAGAGAGTGTCAGAGTGATGATCAGTGAGATCACAAAAGTGGACAATATCCTCTTAGTTTTTCAGTTAATGCTCACCGGGGGAACAACAGTTAAGTAAGTGACGGCGTAATTTGAGTCTGCGGAGTCGAAAGCCCGCACAGTGAGGGTGAGTGTGACAGTGGCTCCTGCCTGAGCTGTGGCAGGAGTGTGGAGGTTCACCTGATCGTGGAAAGACCCTTGTTCCTCAACATGGAACCTGACAAACAAAAACTCAAAAGTAATTATATAAGAAAGAATTTCCCTTATATATAATAggctttatttatttcattcagtACACATATGATAATGGTGGTAATAATGATTCTAATAAAGCATACCATATTACATTTAATGAAAACTATTTTACTTTCTTACTTTACGTAAAGGAAACCCTCAAAGGCAATTCTCAGAGGGACCTGGCTGGCTGTAGATTTTTGTCCTACCTGTGAGGTCCTCTCTTATGAAGATATCCACAGTCGTCATCCATGCTCAGACTGAAGAGTCGGGCCGGGCCGCGGTTTAGGATGTCAAAGTCCACCATTGTGCTGTGGCCGGGTACCAGGCGAGGGACAGACAAAACCTGATAAGGTATTGGTGAAAAGGTACAGAGTTGTATGGAAAGTTGGTTAAGGGAAGGTTACAGAccacagaacaaaaacaaaatatctaAAGGACTGTTAAAAGCTCCATAGGATGAAGGGAAACTGCATACGTGGAGTGCGACCGTTCATCTTGTCGGCTTCACACTTTGCAGGTGTATTGTTAatgaccagcgctctgtagcagtaCAGGGGCGGGGCAGTGTGGCTTCAGTCTGAGGACCAAATGGAACTTGTCTTCTTCTAAATTCTCAGGTAGGAGTGGTCAGCGACTGGCAGCCTGTGACCAATATTATATCGTGATGGATAGATCATTtttataatcaaataaatatgttttaccaTATCAggctgacacagacattcacaggaGTTGTCTGTTATGACAACAACATCCAgagattcacttcctcttaaGCAACTTCAGTTTTtacaaaagtaaaagcacaacatccCTTTTTTTCTGTAAGATTGCATTGATGATTAACAGACTCTAAAATAATGACATCTAATGTGCTAAATCCACAAATTAAATCATTCCTTACAAATAAACCACACGTGTTAACAGTAACTAAGCAAATATAGAttcatttcatgaaaaacattgaatataaaatcttcactgcagataaaccaggtagatTTGCTAATTTCACTGACTAATGACAAGGACGAATTcggaagtagctccagagcatgaACACAGAACAAGAGAACAGGCCATTCCATACAGGCAGCGTTAGAACAGGCTCTGCACTAGTTTTTTAAAAACCGAGTAAGTGTACTGAGCTCCTTGTTACATTTATTATTAGATACTTAAATAATGTCTGACATCACAATACTTTAGCACCTATAGTACCTGTATCTGAACATGAGTGGGCTGCACCATCTCAGTGGAAACCCTCTCCAGcttgtctcctcttctgtctcggCCTGTGAGTCGAACACAGAAGGGAACTCTTGGAACAGACTCCACATATCCCACCATCTCGTCCACAGAGAAGGATgacgagagagaggaggaagaggaggagttcaGCTTCATCTGATACAGGGTGTCCCCTTGGGCTCCCAACAGTGTCACATGACTGAAAGACGCGTCCTCTTCTGGAGCCAGGCCTGTAACAGCCAGCACCAGAAAGGCAGGGACACCTAGGAAAAGTACAAAGCAGGTTTACTAAAGGGCAGCCACATTCCTGGGCACAGTTATTACTGTGCGCTGTGACTCATACGTCACTTATTATTTGAGAAAACTATCATCACAATTATAATTACCTGCTACTGGACTACCCTCCACTCTGGCCAGACCTGGGTGTGTCTCATTGGTTACAGTGGCAAAGTAATACAGGAAATCTACACGGCTGTCACCTGGAGATGCAgatcaaaagcaaaaaaaaaatgtcttacaTTCAGTTGTATAGTATCTAACGTACTGGAAGTAATCTATTAATGGATTTCATGGATTTCATGAATGTCTAAATAGTTTTTTCTTTACCTATCACGTTGAATGTGAGGTGTTCGTCACTCTTGGCGTGGACTTTCCACTTGCCTTGTTGTATGGGAAAAAGTAGGCTGATGCGGTACAGACCCTGAAAGTGCTCCAAGTCTGCCAGGGAACCTTTTTCACTCAATAGAGACTGGCTTTGGCCTGACAAGGAGTACAATCAGGAACAAcagcatttttttattgtcacatgcaaaGACAGGTCTGGGTTGTAGAATATTTATTCTAAGCAAGTACAAAGTGCAGTTCACAGAAAGTAGGTCCtataataaaaactataacATAAATTgacctccaccaaccagtgcagtttcagtctatatAACTTAAtttgaggtcactgtgaccttaacctttgacTGCCCAAATCTGTTCAGTTGGTGAGTGCATCTAAGTGAATATTTGTGCTAAATGTGATGACATTTTTCTCTCAAGTCATTCATCAGATAACGTGTTCACGAAGGTGAACACGACATTTACATTCTGATCAGTTCATCCTcaaaccaaatttgaagaaattccctcaaaatATTCCTGAGCTGTTGTGGTTTTTAGGTCCAAACATTAGTTCTCTAAGGTCACAGCAACCTTGACCATCGACCATTGACCAGCAAATCAGTTTGTtggtgagtccaagtgaatagTTCTACCACATTTGAAGACATGTTATAAAAAtagttcttgagatatcgtgttcataAGAATGGGACGGACAGACATTTAACAACATAATGCCTCAGCCAGTGGACGGAGGCATTATGTGTCTATATATTGCTTCTAGATTTTGCAGACTGTAACTGTGTAACATTTACCTGAAGGATTGGTTAGGATACACTCAAGCAGGACGCCAATGATATGTATGGTAACATTCTTCAATGAACTATCAACTCTGAAGGAATGAGCGGACATCAGCTCCTGGTCACTCTCCACATGGAGCAGGGTCACCTGAGGAGAAAGGATGCAGATGTGCTGTATAAATCTGAATGAGAAAAATTTGTTTCCaccttaaagggcccatattttaaATCTTcctgggatttaatttgaggtattagtacccctaagatgatatatcaggggtttaaagtaaaaaaacattctctggagctacagacagaacaggctgtgTACGCCTGTCTCAtgagcccctcctctgattggctgactgcactttgagtgaccAGACCTATCACCGGTCTCATTCTGGCGCATTGACTCTCTCTGGTAAA from Limanda limanda chromosome 6, fLimLim1.1, whole genome shotgun sequence includes the following:
- the LOC133003661 gene encoding sodium- and chloride-dependent GABA transporter 2-like, which gives rise to MTQNKKEDVEERGHWGSKVEFLLAVAGNVVGLGNVWRFPYLCYKNGGGAFLVPYVVFVVTCGVPLFLLEITIGQYTQEGSVTCWRKLCPLAEGIGYGGLLILLYSCMTYIIILAWALLYLVFSFSSQLPWSSCSNDWNTDDCVDFSTRNNTIQLTNQTNSSSAATEFWERRVLAISGGIEEIGSIRWEVLLCLIAVWVTCYFCIWKGVRSTGKVVYVTATFPYVMLFILLIRGLSLPGALQGVLFYLLPEPSRLTDPQVWMEAGAQIFFSYSVGVGSLTVLGSYNTYNNNCYKDCLWLCLLNSATSVVAGFAVFSVLGFMAHEQGVPISEVAESGPGLAFIAYPQAVAMMPLPQLWSICFFIMLLLLGLDTQFVAMEVVITSIIDMFPAVMRRAGRRERFLLLFCLTCFFCQLIMITEGGMYVFQLFDYYACNGACILFLCVFETLALGWVFGVERLYDIIKDMTGVRANIFFKICWLYLTPLVSLVTFISSLVVYQPLTFNRWYVYPFWTYVVGWVLALSSIVLVPGWALYKLGTGTGTLSQRCLRLCRPDPDFSLTKGREDELQHIGGEEVQNSAN
- the vwa7 gene encoding von Willebrand factor A domain-containing protein 7, which translates into the protein MSMGRIWERGGKLMCWFVLTYLLLLALPCMGFLPNFWSRVLTLSWDSHTHQYITEQAILNVTLETLKGNPAEEQTGLGRGFWRALGEVVKSNAAMDFLSSTRSDPVYHFDSERVDSATLMLRQFWAQTLLSVRAKQYQSARHSLGQLFHSLQDFYSHSNWVEMGRHSIYLHLLQPEEPVIPVAKEDIPTCMECFSATCRNNLMPRLTNAQQHSQLLTTGYFSTFPPKPQGKCSHGGILDSSRFMGAKGGINKDSTSPLFSPHYYLHVEAAALATEATLTALRDLRDNVGDKAFLRLFSVKQAPALVFVMDTTGSMFEEITAARLRAHSIIQSRARSPAQTGTFLLVPFHDPAVGPVYETDDPNQFMQQMENLMALGGGDEPEMCFSAIQLALTHSPPLSEIFVFTDASPKDAHLFDAVKALALEKQSRVTFLLTEDPNHTPEVRRRSRRRRRKRRKRRITQPLSTDRFSLYSSLSSVSGGLTIFTSNSDIHRVSTIVEDNTAADKVTLLHVESDQELMSAHSFRVDSSLKNVTIHIIGVLLECILTNPSGQSQSLLSEKGSLADLEHFQGLYRISLLFPIQQGKWKVHAKSDEHLTFNVIGDSRVDFLYYFATVTNETHPGLARVEGSPVAGVPAFLVLAVTGLAPEEDASFSHVTLLGAQGDTLYQMKLNSSSSSSLSSSFSVDEMVGYVESVPRVPFCVRLTGRDRRGDKLERVSTEMVQPTHVQIQVLSVPRLVPGHSTMVDFDILNRGPARLFSLSMDDDCGYLHKRGPHRFHVEEQGSFHDQVNLHTPATAQAGATVTLTLTVRAFDSADSNYAVTYLTVVPPDPDTFPPSCSIAGGQSTCPSICNESSWSVSLVVSDRGRSGLAALQLQRGEGILTLFLSPPTTEDSMGDAQLDPDRQQSLRGQTTSGDNHYKARLETGDSPLNVSEWVQGSSQPLWAMYTSSCCSAQAELLVWDTAGNMKRCNLMPDQQRQQRDRSTETSGTGRITLPDVYFLLFVLLWSPLL